The Aestuariibius sp. HNIBRBA575 nucleotide sequence ACCGCATTGGTGGCCATATGGGCGGTGAAAAACGAATTGCGCGACGTGGCTTTCAACACATCCGTTTGCAACGGCGTGAACAGGGTTTCGTCCCCGTCAATGACCCGCAGATCAAACATCACCGATGCCAGCATCTGCGCCTCTTTGCTGGGGCGGGCGATCCAATCGTCGAAATAGCCCTGCCACGTGGATTGACGTGCGCACCAACGCAGGTTGGTCGCCATCATATCGCCGGGGCAATAGACATATCCCGCCACGTTCAGACCATCACAAACGAACTGGGCGAATTTGGCGAAATAGTCCATGTCACGCGGGCTGGCCGCATTGTCGATGATCAGGCAATTGTCCTGATCGCTGACCCCGGTTTGTTCCTGACGCCCCTGCGATCCACAGGCCGCCCAGCAAAACGGCACAGGCGCGGGCCCAAACTGGTCCTGCGCCAATGCGATCAACCGGCGGGTCACCCCATCGGCCACATCTGTAATCAGACGGGTGACCACTTCGTGGCGGTTCCCGGCCCCGACCAATTGCACCAACAGATCGGGGATATTAGCGGTGATTTTTGCCAGATCAGCTGGGGTCTTGGCGCGGCGCATATCGGCCATCATGCCCGCAGATGTGCTGGCCATGAACCGCATCAGATCGGTCTGCGTAACCACCCCGATCAGCTTGGTCCCATCCACCACGGGCAAATGCCCCATATGCCGTTCCATCATCAGATGCAGCACATCCGATCCGATGGCCGAACTGGGCAACGTGATCAGATCGCGTGTCATGATTTGATCCACGGTGGTATCAATCGGCAGCCCACCCGCAATGGCGCGGTTGGACATGTCGCGCACGGTCACGATGCCTTTTAGGTCATCCCCATCCGCGACAAACAGGCTGGAAATGCGCGTATCACGCATGATCTGCGCCGCCGCCTGCAATGTTGTGTCAGACGGGCAGGTTTTGGGATCACGCACCATCAAATCGTCAACACGGGTGGTGGTCAATTCGCCCGCGCGCGTGGTGCTGCGATCCCGCGCAATGTCCCCCCGATCAAAGAACCGGCGCACCGGATCATGATCCGCCATCAAGGTCGCAAACAAATCGGCGGGGATCAAAAACAGCTTTGTCGGCTCTAAGGTGCGCGCGGATGTGACGGCGCGCCCATCCTTTAGCAATCCGCGTTCGCCAAATGAATTGCCCCCCGACAGATGCGACAATTCCTGCCCCGTATCGTCAAACACAATCACAGTGCCATGTTCGATCACATACAGCCCACGCAGTTTGTTCCCGACGGAATAGACATCGTGATCAGCGGGCAAATCCAGCACGTCGATCCGGTCCGCGATCTGCGCGCGCATCGTTTGTGACAGATGATCATAGGGATGCTGGCGTGACAGAAACGTCTGAATTCGGCCTAACATGTGATCCGTTTCGGGTTTGGTCATGGGTCTCTCTCAAAAGAAAATCCTGCGCCGGGTTATCCGCCGCAGGATGCGTTTGTTCAATGATCTAGCGCAAGGCCAGCATTGGTTTAGTGATCCTGAGCCGCACCTGCGCCACGGGGCACACGCACGCTTTCGACCAGATCTTGGATCTCTTTGGGGGTTTCTTTGGTCATATTGGTCACAATGAACGCCGTGGCAAAGTTCAGCATCGCACCCACGGCCCCGAAGGATGTGGATTTGATTGTGCCCAACAGAGGGTCCGCATCCGTAAAGGAATTGGTGCCCGGAACAAAGAACCAGCCTTTGTGCAGGAAGATGTAGATCAGGGTGACAACCAGACCAACCAGCATACCGGCAACAGCGCCTGTATTGTTGATACGTTTGCTAAAGATCCCCATCATCAATGCCGGGAAGATCGACGCCGCCGCCAGACCAAAGGCCAGAGCAACCGTTTGCGCCGCAAAGCCCGGAGGGTTCAGACCCAACCAAGTGGCCACACCAATCGCGACTGCCATGGAAATCCGGGCTGTCAGCAATTCGTTGCGCTCAGACATGTTCGGGGTCAGTTGACCTTTGAACAGATCGTGGGACACAGCAGACGAAATCGCCAGCAACAGACCCGCCGCGGTGGACAATGCCGCCGCCAGACCACCCGCAGCCACAAGGCCGATCACCCAACCCGGCAGGTTGGCAATTTCTGGGTTCGCCAGCACAAGGATGTCGCGGTTGAATTTAACCAATTCATTGCCGGACCAGCCATTGGCCGCCGCACGTTCCTGCAGCTCAGCATTGCTATCGTTGTAATACTGAATTTGGCCGTCGCCGTTTTTGTCTTCCCAGTCCAACAGACCGGTTTTCTGCCATGTGGCCATCCATGCATAGGCATCATCGTTTTCGATCATTTCAACCGTAACAGCCTGACCATCCGTGCCATTTGGCCACATCAGTTCAGAAATGTTCAGACGCGCCATCGCCCCCACAGCCGGAGCCGTCAGATAAAGCAACGCGATGAACACCAGCGCCCAACCGGCAGACCAACGTGCGTCCGACACTTTGGGCACCGTAAAGAACCGCATGATAACGTGGGGCAGACCCGCCGTACCAATCATCAGGGACAAGGTGAACAACACCATGTTCAGCGTGTCGGCGTGATGGGCGGTATATTCGTTAAACCCCAGATCGGTAACAATCGCATCCAGCTTCGCCAAGAGCGGCTCGCCTGATGCCACGTGATCGCCAAACAGACCCAAAGCTGGGATTGGATTGCCGGTCAGTTGCAGCGAAATAAAGATCGCAGGGATTGTATAGGCCAGGATCAGCACGCAGTATTGGGCCACTTGGGTATAGGTCACACCCTTCATGCCGCCAAACACCGCATAGGCAAACACAACAGCCGCGCCGATGAACAGGCCGGTATCTGTGTCCACTTCCAGGAAACGACCAAAGGCCACGCCCACACCGGTCATCTGACCAATCACATATGTGATCGACGCGGTGATCAGACAGATCACAGCCACCAGACGTGCGGTTGGCGAATAGAAACGGTCGCCGATAAATTCTGGCACCGTGAACTTGCCGAACTTACGCAGATAAGGCGCAAGGAGGAGAGCAAGAAGCACGTAGCCACCGGTCCAACCCATCAGGAAGGAAGAATTGTCATAACCGGTAAAAGCAATCAGGCCGGCCATCGAAATGAACGACGCCGCAGACATCCAGTCCGCTGCTGTTGCCATGCCATTGACCACAGGATGCACACCCCGGCCAGCGGCGTAAAATTCAGATGTAGACCCGGCACGGGCCCAAATCGCGATCCCGATATAAAGCGCAAAAGACGCGCCCACAAACAGGAGGTTGAGTGTAAACTGATCCATGGAAATTACTCCTCGACGCCGAATTCACGGTCGAGCTTGTTCATGCGCCAGGCATAGAAAAAGATCAGACCAAGAAAGACCAGGATCGATCCTTGCTGAGCAAACCAGAAGCCCAGATCGGTGCCGCCCACGGAAATTCCCGACAACATCGGGCGCAGCAAAATGCCGAACCCAAAGGACACGACGGCCCAGATGACAAGTGATATCAAAATGATGCGCACATTGGCTGCCCAATAGGCTGCATCACGACTAGATTGGTCCGACATGCGGAGTCCTCCTCTGTTCCCGCGCCCGGCATGGGGTGCGGATGGTATGAAACATCGTTTCGGTTTTTGGGGCCTGCGGATCAGATCCGCAGACAAGTATTCGGCTTTAGGCGGATCGCACGATCTGCTGCAAAGCCTGTGCAATATCGTCAATTGCGCCCATGGCGGGCACGGATTGCAGATTGCCCTGCGCGCCGTAATAGGCGATCAGCGGCGCGGTTTCGGCGTGGTATGCCTCTAGACGAGAGGCAACCGTGGCGGCGTTGTCATCAGCGCGACGTTTGAATTCTTCGCTGCCGCAGCTGTCACATTTTCCGGCCTCGACGGGTTGTTTGAACGTGTCATGGAACCCCTCACCGCAATTGGCGCAGGTGTAGCGCCCGGAAATCCGGTCAACCATGGCGGCATCGTCCACTTCCAATGACACCACCGCGCTGATCGACTGGCCTTGTTCGGCCAGCAATGTGTCCAGCGCTTCGGCTTGGGCTGCGGTACGGGGGAACCCGTCCAGAATGATCCCCGCGGCCACATCGTCATCACCCAGTCGATCCCGCAGGATGTTGATGACGATGTCATCGCTGACCAGACCGCCTGCTGCCATGACAGATTGCGCGGCTTTGCCAGCGTCGGTGCCAGCCGCCACCGCAGCCCGCAACAGATCACCGGTGGACAATTGCACCAGACCAAATTGGTCCTGCAACATCCGCGCCTGTGTGCCTTTGCCAGCCCCCGGAGGCCCCAGCAGGATCAGAACAGGGCTTTGTGTGTTGGGCGTTGCTCCGTCCATCATCCTTACCCCTTGTTCATGCGGTTTTCGATCAGCTCGTCGACCACAGAAGGATCGGCCAGCGTCGATGTATCGCCCAATGCGCCATAATCGTTTTCCGCGATTTTACGCAGGATGCGACGCATGATTTTACCGGACCGGGTTTTTGGCAGGCCGGGCGCCCACTGGATCAGATCCGGCGCCGCAATCGGCCCGATTTCAGTACGAACCCAAGTGCGCAGCTCTTTGCGCAGCTCTTCGCTGGGTTCCTGATCATTCATCAAGGTGACATAGCAATAGATGCCCTGCCCTTTGATATCATGCGGATAGCCGACCACGGCGGCTTCGGCGACTTTGGCATGGGCGACCAGCGCGCTTTCAACCTCAGCCGTGCCCATCCGGTGACCGGACACGTTGATCACGTCATCCACACGGCCCGTGATCCAGTAATCGCCATCTTCGTCGCGCTTACAGCCGTCACCGGCAAAGTAGTAGCCTTTGTAGTCGCTGAAATAGGTTTTCTGGAACCGTTCGTGATCGCCCCACACGGTGCGCATCTGACCGGGCCAGCTGTCTTTGATACACAGCACGCCTTCGGTTGGATAATCGTGGATTTCCTCGCCCGATGTGGGTTCCAGAACCACGGGTTGCACCCCAAAAAACGGCTTCATCGCGGAACCCGGTTTCATCGCATGCGCACCGGGCAGTGGCGTCATCATGTGCCCCCCCGTTTCGGTCTGCCACCATGTGTCAACGATAGGGCATTTCCCTTTGCCGACCACTTCGTTGTACCAGTTCCACGCCTCGGGGTTGATCGGTTCGCCCACGGTGCCCAGCACCTTTAGGTCGCTCAGGTCATAGCCTTCGACGAAACTATTGCCTTGCCCCATCAGGGCGCGCAATGCGGTGGGGGCGGTGTAGAATTGGTTCACTTTGTGTTTTTCACAAACCTGCCAGAACCGGCCTGCATCAGGATAGGTTGGCACGCCCTCGAACATCACGGTGGTCGCCCCATTGGCCAGCGGCCCATAGACGATATAGCTGTGCCCCGTGACCCAGCCCACATCGGCCGTACACCAGAACACATCGCCATCGTGATAATCAAACGTGATTTCCTGTGTCATGGACGCAAAAACCAGATAGCCACCAGATGTGTGCACCACGCCTTTGGGCTGACCGGTAGAGCCAGATGTATATAGCACAAAGAGCGGATCTTCGGCGTTCATTTCCGCGGGCGTACAATAAGAGGACGCTTCGGCGGCCAATGCGTTATAATCGTGATCGCGGTCCTGAATCCAAGTGGTTTGATCGCCGGTGCGTTTCACCACCAGAACCTGAACACTGTCTTTGCAATGCAGCAAAGCCGCGTCGGTGTTGGATTTCAGCCCGGTTTTGCGGCCACCGCGGGGGGCAGTGTCAGCAGTGATCACCACCTTGGCGTCACAGCCATTGATCCGGGCCCCCAACGCATCGGGGCTAAAGCCCGCAAAGACGATGGAATGGATCGCACCAATGCGCGCACAGGCTAGCATGGCATAGGCGGCTTCGGGAATCATCGGCAGATAGATCACAACCCGGTCGCCTTTGCCCACGCCCAGACCTTTTAGGACATTGGCCATGCGGCTGACATTTTCCAATAGCTGAATATAGCTGATATGCTGCGCGGATTCTGCTGGATCATCCGGCTCAAAAATGATCGCCGTTTGATTGCCGCGTGTGGCGACATGGCGGTCGATGCAATTGGCAGACACGTTCAATGTGCCGTCTTCGAACCAATTGATGGCCACTTCGCCGAAATTGTAGTTTGTATTCTTGACCTTGGTGAACGGTTTGATCCAGTCAATCCGTTTGCCATGTTCGCCCCAGAACCCGTCCGGGTCCTTGATCGAAGCCGCATACATTTCATTATATTTCGCCTCATCAACATGGGCGTTGGCTGCGAAATCCGCGCTTGGCGGATAAACAGACTTCTGAACTGTTTCGGTGGTCATGGCTTCCCCTTATGTCTCCTGAAATGGGTTCTTCCGCTCCTACTCGGTAGAACCCTCCCTCTGGTTGCAATAAACGCGTTTTGGGGGAGATTGTATATAAGTGGCTCTTATTTCGATCTTATTGAGTAAATAATTTTACAGCTTTTTCGTTAAATCAGTAAACGAGACATAATCAACCCCTGCAAACCCCTTTGAATTTGCAGAAATTTCGCCGTGATCCATGGCTCAGCTTGTCAATTTTTATCCGCAATACTGGGTAGAACAGACAGATCAGGCCCCGCCTGCGACACCTTGACCTGTCTGTTATATCAATAAATCTGGCGGTCTGATCGAATCTGCCCCGCCCCATCAATCGGTTCAGCCCGCTTAGATGGGATTGGCCCGCATTAGGCGGCAGGAGCCGGTTTCGGGGCGGCCTCTTCCTTGAAAATGGCGCCCGAAATCACCCCGGCGCCGGTCTTTGTTAACAACACAGCGACCCCAATGATCAGGGCCACCAGCAACACTGCGCCAATGGCCACATGTGGGGTTGATCCGGTGGCCTCAGCAAATCGGAAACTGGCAATTGATGCGGCGGCAATGGGAAAGGACAGCGCCCAAAACGACAGCGAAAACGGCAGCGACACCATGCGTGGCAATTGCACGGCGACAATCAGCGTAAACAAATAGGCCCCATTCAGCAAAATCCGCGCAAAGCCATCAACCACTCCGCCATTCAGCTGCATCCAAGCGACAAAAGCCACCGCAGGCGGCGCAATCAGAATAACCAAAGTGGGCTGCAAACGCCCGGGCATTGGATCGTGGAAAATCAGCCGGTTCACCACCAATGTCATCAAGATCACCCAGAAAATCAGCCCAACGGACATAAAATACCAAGACGTTTCAATATACCCCAACGGCACCCCCGCCAACGGTACAATCACATTGCCCACGGCCGGAATGAACCATGCCGGGGATAATGCACCGGTTTGAAAACTGCGCATGCCTATCCAACCTGATACCACGGCAATGGTCAGCCCCCCCTGCCCGATCATCCCGATGATCCACAACGGCAATGCCAGTACAGGCGCATGCGT carries:
- a CDS encoding DUF294 nucleotidyltransferase-like domain-containing protein, with the translated sequence MTKPETDHMLGRIQTFLSRQHPYDHLSQTMRAQIADRIDVLDLPADHDVYSVGNKLRGLYVIEHGTVIVFDDTGQELSHLSGGNSFGERGLLKDGRAVTSARTLEPTKLFLIPADLFATLMADHDPVRRFFDRGDIARDRSTTRAGELTTTRVDDLMVRDPKTCPSDTTLQAAAQIMRDTRISSLFVADGDDLKGIVTVRDMSNRAIAGGLPIDTTVDQIMTRDLITLPSSAIGSDVLHLMMERHMGHLPVVDGTKLIGVVTQTDLMRFMASTSAGMMADMRRAKTPADLAKITANIPDLLVQLVGAGNRHEVVTRLITDVADGVTRRLIALAQDQFGPAPVPFCWAACGSQGRQEQTGVSDQDNCLIIDNAASPRDMDYFAKFAQFVCDGLNVAGYVYCPGDMMATNLRWCARQSTWQGYFDDWIARPSKEAQMLASVMFDLRVIDGDETLFTPLQTDVLKATSRNSFFTAHMATNAVGHVPPLGLIRSFATVRSGEHRNHIDMKSNGVVPIVDLGRMYALQGKITVANTRARIQAAPDRGAVSPSGARDLLDAYDMIAQTRLENQAAQIKAGEKPDNYMAPSGLSDFERSHLRDAFVVVKTMQSALMQGRGVLG
- a CDS encoding sodium:solute symporter family protein; the protein is MDQFTLNLLFVGASFALYIGIAIWARAGSTSEFYAAGRGVHPVVNGMATAADWMSAASFISMAGLIAFTGYDNSSFLMGWTGGYVLLALLLAPYLRKFGKFTVPEFIGDRFYSPTARLVAVICLITASITYVIGQMTGVGVAFGRFLEVDTDTGLFIGAAVVFAYAVFGGMKGVTYTQVAQYCVLILAYTIPAIFISLQLTGNPIPALGLFGDHVASGEPLLAKLDAIVTDLGFNEYTAHHADTLNMVLFTLSLMIGTAGLPHVIMRFFTVPKVSDARWSAGWALVFIALLYLTAPAVGAMARLNISELMWPNGTDGQAVTVEMIENDDAYAWMATWQKTGLLDWEDKNGDGQIQYYNDSNAELQERAAANGWSGNELVKFNRDILVLANPEIANLPGWVIGLVAAGGLAAALSTAAGLLLAISSAVSHDLFKGQLTPNMSERNELLTARISMAVAIGVATWLGLNPPGFAAQTVALAFGLAAASIFPALMMGIFSKRINNTGAVAGMLVGLVVTLIYIFLHKGWFFVPGTNSFTDADPLLGTIKSTSFGAVGAMLNFATAFIVTNMTKETPKEIQDLVESVRVPRGAGAAQDH
- a CDS encoding DUF4212 domain-containing protein; the protein is MSDQSSRDAAYWAANVRIILISLVIWAVVSFGFGILLRPMLSGISVGGTDLGFWFAQQGSILVFLGLIFFYAWRMNKLDREFGVEE
- a CDS encoding adenylate kinase translates to MDGATPNTQSPVLILLGPPGAGKGTQARMLQDQFGLVQLSTGDLLRAAVAAGTDAGKAAQSVMAAGGLVSDDIVINILRDRLGDDDVAAGIILDGFPRTAAQAEALDTLLAEQGQSISAVVSLEVDDAAMVDRISGRYTCANCGEGFHDTFKQPVEAGKCDSCGSEEFKRRADDNAATVASRLEAYHAETAPLIAYYGAQGNLQSVPAMGAIDDIAQALQQIVRSA
- the acs gene encoding acetate--CoA ligase, giving the protein MTTETVQKSVYPPSADFAANAHVDEAKYNEMYAASIKDPDGFWGEHGKRIDWIKPFTKVKNTNYNFGEVAINWFEDGTLNVSANCIDRHVATRGNQTAIIFEPDDPAESAQHISYIQLLENVSRMANVLKGLGVGKGDRVVIYLPMIPEAAYAMLACARIGAIHSIVFAGFSPDALGARINGCDAKVVITADTAPRGGRKTGLKSNTDAALLHCKDSVQVLVVKRTGDQTTWIQDRDHDYNALAAEASSYCTPAEMNAEDPLFVLYTSGSTGQPKGVVHTSGGYLVFASMTQEITFDYHDGDVFWCTADVGWVTGHSYIVYGPLANGATTVMFEGVPTYPDAGRFWQVCEKHKVNQFYTAPTALRALMGQGNSFVEGYDLSDLKVLGTVGEPINPEAWNWYNEVVGKGKCPIVDTWWQTETGGHMMTPLPGAHAMKPGSAMKPFFGVQPVVLEPTSGEEIHDYPTEGVLCIKDSWPGQMRTVWGDHERFQKTYFSDYKGYYFAGDGCKRDEDGDYWITGRVDDVINVSGHRMGTAEVESALVAHAKVAEAAVVGYPHDIKGQGIYCYVTLMNDQEPSEELRKELRTWVRTEIGPIAAPDLIQWAPGLPKTRSGKIMRRILRKIAENDYGALGDTSTLADPSVVDELIENRMNKG
- a CDS encoding SLAC1 anion channel family protein gives rise to the protein MTSDPINRLKNAPVPLFAIVMGMTGLALALQAAASAVGVPIWVGLTAYLIAFSLFGLISITYTTKAILHPDAVRSEWHHPVKLAFFPAISISLLLLSTASLTHAPVLALPLWIIGMIGQGGLTIAVVSGWIGMRSFQTGALSPAWFIPAVGNVIVPLAGVPLGYIETSWYFMSVGLIFWVILMTLVVNRLIFHDPMPGRLQPTLVILIAPPAVAFVAWMQLNGGVVDGFARILLNGAYLFTLIVAVQLPRMVSLPFSLSFWALSFPIAAASIASFRFAEATGSTPHVAIGAVLLVALIIGVAVLLTKTGAGVISGAIFKEEAAPKPAPAA